One part of the Sphingopyxis sp. PAMC25046 genome encodes these proteins:
- a CDS encoding ferredoxin--NADP reductase — protein MSDRIAEAAKLAPSASLTVEEVRSVRHWNEHLFSFTITRPPSFRFRSGEFVMIGLPGEGRPLLRAYSIASPAYADELEFLSIKVPDGPLTSRLQKIQPGDPVYLGRKPTGTLVADALTPGRRLFMLSTGTGLAPFLSLARDPDIYDRFNQIVIVHCVRQVSDLAFREELESQLAGDPLVQDQALLQFHYLPTVTREPFRTTGRIDALIEDGSLFGHPLTGPTAFDPATDRVMMCGSMAMIRDLQARFEELGFKEGSNAAPGDFVIERAFVG, from the coding sequence ATGAGTGACCGTATCGCCGAAGCCGCCAAGCTCGCCCCCTCCGCCTCGCTGACCGTCGAGGAGGTGCGTTCGGTGCGCCATTGGAACGAGCATCTGTTCAGCTTCACCATCACCCGCCCGCCGAGCTTTCGCTTTCGCTCGGGCGAGTTCGTGATGATCGGTCTGCCGGGTGAGGGGCGTCCCTTGCTGCGCGCCTATTCGATCGCCAGCCCCGCCTATGCCGACGAACTTGAATTCCTGTCGATCAAGGTGCCCGACGGCCCGCTGACCTCGCGGCTGCAGAAGATCCAGCCGGGCGACCCCGTCTATCTCGGCCGCAAGCCGACCGGCACGCTCGTCGCCGACGCGCTTACCCCCGGACGGCGCCTGTTCATGCTGTCGACTGGAACCGGGCTCGCGCCGTTCCTCAGCCTCGCGCGCGATCCCGACATCTACGATCGCTTCAACCAGATCGTGATCGTCCATTGCGTGCGGCAGGTCAGCGACCTTGCTTTCCGCGAAGAGCTCGAAAGCCAGCTCGCCGGGGATCCGCTGGTGCAGGATCAGGCGCTGCTGCAATTCCATTATCTGCCGACGGTGACCCGCGAGCCCTTCCGCACCACCGGCCGCATCGACGCGCTGATTGAGGACGGTTCGCTCTTCGGTCATCCGCTGACCGGCCCGACCGCCTTCGACCCCGCGACCGACCGCGTCATGATGTGCGGCAGCATGGCGATGATCCGCGACCTGCAGGCGCGCTTCGAGGAGCTGGGCTTCAAAGAAGGCTCGAACGCCGCGCCCGGCGACTTCGTGATCGAGCGCGCGTTCGTCGGCTGA
- a CDS encoding ribose-phosphate pyrophosphokinase codes for MAAKDRGLGGDERPADVSALGDAPRIRAILIEAARAGRSVSYSELLGDLGFRFTRPKMRAVCRTLEEVDRLSAADGEPDLAVLVVRESDRLPGQGWWVGGTALLLGYDGPWEGAAAARFIREQQQAVFDYWAGR; via the coding sequence ATGGCCGCCAAAGACCGGGGCTTAGGCGGCGATGAACGCCCGGCGGATGTGTCGGCGCTCGGCGACGCGCCGCGCATCCGCGCGATCCTGATCGAGGCGGCGCGCGCGGGGCGCAGCGTCAGCTACTCCGAACTGCTCGGCGACCTCGGCTTTCGCTTCACGCGGCCCAAGATGCGCGCGGTGTGCCGGACGCTCGAAGAGGTCGACCGGCTGAGCGCGGCGGACGGCGAACCCGATCTTGCGGTGCTGGTCGTCCGCGAGTCCGACCGCTTGCCGGGGCAGGGCTGGTGGGTCGGCGGCACCGCGCTGCTCCTCGGCTATGACGGGCCGTGGGAGGGTGCCGCGGCGGCACGCTTCATCCGCGAGCAGCAGCAGGCAGTGTTCGATTATTGGGCGGGGCGATAG
- a CDS encoding lysophospholipid acyltransferase family protein gives MEDDPPGLVARAVRRLLLLLYRLRGWKAAGVVPKPRRFILIAAPHTSNWDFVNFLGLTADLGVRPHFMAKLSLFRWPLGGFIRQMGGVPVDRRGGGNVVEQMVREFARRSEFMLTVAPEGTRGKAKKWRTGFYQIALAAKVPMVVGLMDYGTRTGGIGPLIWPSGDFRADMVKVLESYKNCVPRFPERAVRSIDDIVGADEEPDMRA, from the coding sequence ATGGAAGACGACCCGCCGGGGCTGGTGGCGCGCGCCGTGCGCCGGCTGCTGCTTCTGTTGTACCGGCTGCGCGGCTGGAAAGCCGCGGGCGTGGTGCCCAAGCCGCGGCGCTTCATCCTGATTGCGGCGCCCCACACCAGCAATTGGGATTTCGTCAATTTCCTTGGCCTGACCGCCGACCTCGGTGTCCGCCCGCATTTCATGGCCAAGCTGTCGCTGTTCCGCTGGCCGCTCGGCGGCTTCATCCGCCAGATGGGCGGCGTTCCCGTCGACCGCCGCGGCGGCGGCAATGTCGTCGAGCAGATGGTGCGGGAATTTGCGCGCCGAAGCGAATTCATGCTCACCGTCGCGCCAGAGGGAACGCGCGGCAAGGCCAAAAAATGGCGCACCGGATTTTACCAGATCGCGCTCGCGGCCAAGGTGCCGATGGTCGTCGGGCTGATGGATTATGGCACCAGGACAGGGGGGATCGGCCCGCTGATCTGGCCGAGTGGCGATTTTCGGGCCGACATGGTGAAGGTGCTGGAAAGCTATAAAAATTGCGTTCCCCGATTTCCCGAGCGTGCGGTCCGCTCGATCGATGATATAGTCGGCGCCGATGAGGAACCGGACATGCGTGCATGA
- the truB gene encoding tRNA pseudouridine(55) synthase TruB, with translation MNGWIILDKPVGLGSTQAVGAVKRVCREAGLGKVKVGHGGTLDPLASGVLPIALGEATKLCGRMLDASKVYDFTIAFGTETAGLDAEGEVVATSDARPTLAEVEAVLPRFTGPIEQVPPAYSAIKIDGERAYDRARKGEAVEMKARSVTIYSLRHPGLDPGSRSATVKSGTPDQVRGDEAGGRLESITLTAHVSKGTYIRSLARDIARAVGSVGHVTMLRRTKAGPFALEQAISLDKLNAFGQGAAQSEIFLPLEAGLVDIPALNLSPEAAGAIRQGRVWTGGSTEDGLYWGRDSEMRPVALIEALAGTLKVVRGFNL, from the coding sequence ATGAACGGCTGGATCATTCTCGACAAACCCGTAGGGCTCGGCTCGACGCAGGCGGTGGGCGCGGTGAAGCGCGTGTGCCGCGAGGCGGGGCTCGGCAAGGTCAAGGTCGGCCATGGCGGCACGCTCGATCCGCTCGCGTCGGGGGTACTGCCGATCGCGCTCGGCGAGGCGACCAAGCTCTGCGGGCGGATGCTCGATGCGAGCAAGGTTTACGATTTCACCATCGCCTTCGGGACGGAGACGGCGGGACTCGACGCCGAGGGCGAGGTGGTCGCGACGAGCGATGCGCGACCGACGCTTGCCGAGGTAGAGGCAGTGCTGCCGCGTTTCACCGGACCGATCGAGCAGGTGCCGCCGGCCTATTCGGCGATCAAGATCGACGGCGAGCGGGCGTATGACCGCGCGCGCAAGGGCGAAGCGGTCGAGATGAAGGCGCGGAGCGTGACGATCTACTCTCTTCGTCACCCCGGACTTGATCCGGGGTCCCGCTCAGCGACGGTGAAAAGCGGGACCCCGGATCAAGTCCGGGGTGACGAGGCAGGGGGGCGGCTCGAATCGATCACCCTCACTGCCCATGTCTCGAAGGGCACCTATATCCGCAGCCTCGCGCGCGACATCGCGCGCGCGGTCGGCAGCGTTGGTCACGTCACGATGCTCCGCCGCACCAAGGCGGGCCCCTTCGCGCTCGAACAGGCGATTTCGCTGGACAAATTGAACGCATTCGGCCAAGGGGCCGCCCAATCAGAAATATTTCTGCCGCTCGAGGCAGGGCTGGTCGACATCCCGGCTCTGAACCTTTCCCCGGAAGCGGCAGGGGCGATCCGTCAGGGTCGCGTCTGGACCGGGGGTAGCACCGAAGACGGGCTCTATTGGGGAAGGGACAGCGAAATGCGTCCCGTTGCCCTGATTGAGGCTTTGGCGGGAACGCTGAAGGTCGTCCGGGGCTTCAATCTGTAA
- a CDS encoding GNAT family protein, with amino-acid sequence MLDRLYTELADGDLRLVKLAESHREALRAACAADADVWPIYSSSFDPEHFDRSFDTLIGGKFRMPYAIFDGERLVGMTAWLRPDMSAQTVEIGNSYIHPEARGTGLNGRLKKLMIDHAFAAGIRRIEFRIDERNKRSQAAVAKLGCTKEGVLRSERVTWTGYVRDTGLWSLLADEWGR; translated from the coding sequence ATGCTTGATCGTCTTTACACCGAACTCGCCGACGGTGACCTGCGGCTTGTCAAGCTGGCCGAGTCCCACCGGGAAGCGCTCCGCGCCGCTTGCGCCGCCGATGCCGACGTCTGGCCGATCTATTCGTCGAGTTTCGATCCGGAGCATTTCGACCGGAGCTTCGACACGCTGATCGGCGGCAAGTTCCGCATGCCCTATGCGATCTTCGACGGCGAGCGGCTCGTCGGCATGACCGCCTGGCTGCGTCCCGACATGTCGGCGCAGACGGTCGAGATCGGCAACTCCTATATCCACCCCGAAGCGCGCGGCACGGGCCTCAACGGGCGGCTCAAGAAGCTGATGATCGATCACGCCTTCGCGGCGGGCATCCGCCGCATCGAATTTCGCATCGACGAACGCAACAAGCGCAGCCAGGCGGCCGTCGCCAAACTTGGCTGCACCAAGGAGGGCGTGCTGCGCTCCGAACGCGTCACCTGGACAGGCTATGTGCGCGACACCGGCCTCTGGTCGCTGCTAGCGGACGAATGGGGGCGATAA
- a CDS encoding DUF6491 family protein: MKPKLALSLAALLLPLSAAAAIEPTEEKRALGVEASIVFPSDSSIRNWQADRGRGIWIQDRQRNWYYGIFAGFCRDVDFAQAIGVETRGAGRLDKFASIIVRGERCPLTSFVTSAPPPSKRDKSKDIMGEKPAAN, translated from the coding sequence ATGAAACCGAAACTCGCACTCTCCCTGGCCGCCTTGCTGCTTCCCCTTTCTGCGGCGGCGGCCATCGAGCCTACTGAAGAAAAGCGTGCGCTGGGTGTCGAGGCCAGCATCGTATTCCCCAGCGACAGCTCGATCCGCAACTGGCAGGCCGACCGCGGCCGCGGCATCTGGATTCAGGACCGCCAGCGCAACTGGTATTATGGCATCTTTGCCGGCTTTTGCCGCGACGTCGATTTCGCCCAGGCGATCGGCGTCGAAACACGCGGCGCCGGGCGGCTCGACAAATTCGCATCGATCATCGTGCGCGGCGAACGCTGCCCGCTGACCTCTTTCGTCACCTCGGCCCCGCCACCGTCGAAGCGCGACAAGTCGAAGGACATCATGGGCGAAAAGCCCGCAGCAAATTGA
- the rpsO gene encoding 30S ribosomal protein S15: MSITAERKAEVIKDNAREKGDTGSPEVQVAILTDRINTLTEHFKAHHKDNHSRRGLLMMVNKRRSLLDYLRKKDEGRYQALIAKLGLRK; this comes from the coding sequence ATGTCGATTACCGCCGAGCGCAAAGCCGAAGTCATCAAGGACAATGCCCGCGAAAAGGGTGATACCGGTTCGCCGGAAGTCCAGGTCGCGATCCTGACCGACCGCATCAACACGCTGACCGAGCATTTCAAGGCGCACCACAAGGACAACCACAGCCGCCGCGGCCTTCTGATGATGGTCAACAAGCGCCGCAGCCTCCTCGACTATCTTCGCAAGAAGGACGAGGGTCGCTATCAGGCTCTCATCGCGAAGCTGGGTCTCCGCAAGTAA
- a CDS encoding DUF1295 domain-containing protein, protein MSDALSLLGVNFAGLLGVILLLWGVATLIRDVSFIDAFWAFGMVLLAWGTAWQAGFEAPHAKLLLGLTTLWGLRLAIHLIIRWARDGEDPRYRKMLANRIEKRKWSWAKTALLTVFLTQAPLLFLTCLPAQIGIWASASAPQGIGFVGWLGAAAALAGVAFESIGDAQLDAFRKDPANRGRVLDTGLWRYTRHPNYFGDALTWWGIWLVVLDLGWGPALASLIGPVFLTFTLTRWSGKALLEKGLHKTRPAYADYVKRTSGFIPWPPKTGA, encoded by the coding sequence ATGAGTGACGCCCTTTCGCTGCTCGGCGTCAATTTCGCGGGATTGCTCGGCGTAATCCTGCTGTTGTGGGGCGTCGCGACGTTGATCCGCGACGTCTCGTTCATCGATGCCTTCTGGGCGTTCGGCATGGTGCTTCTCGCATGGGGCACCGCGTGGCAGGCCGGTTTCGAGGCGCCGCATGCGAAGCTGCTTCTCGGCCTCACGACGCTTTGGGGGCTGCGGCTTGCGATCCACCTCATAATCCGCTGGGCGCGCGACGGCGAAGATCCGCGCTACAGAAAAATGCTCGCGAACAGGATCGAGAAGCGCAAGTGGAGCTGGGCAAAGACCGCGCTGCTCACCGTTTTCCTGACGCAGGCGCCCTTGCTCTTCCTCACCTGCCTGCCCGCGCAGATCGGCATCTGGGCGAGCGCGAGCGCCCCTCAGGGCATCGGGTTCGTCGGCTGGCTTGGCGCCGCTGCGGCGCTCGCGGGCGTCGCGTTCGAAAGCATCGGCGATGCACAGCTCGACGCGTTCCGCAAGGATCCCGCGAACAGGGGCAGAGTGCTCGACACGGGCCTGTGGCGCTATACGCGCCATCCCAATTATTTCGGCGACGCGCTGACCTGGTGGGGCATCTGGCTCGTCGTGCTCGATCTCGGCTGGGGACCCGCGCTCGCGAGCCTCATCGGGCCGGTCTTCCTGACCTTCACTCTTACCAGATGGTCGGGCAAGGCCTTGCTCGAAAAGGGGCTGCACAAGACGCGGCCCGCTTATGCCGACTATGTGAAACGTACGTCGGGCTTCATTCCATGGCCGCCAAAGACCGGGGCTTAG
- a CDS encoding thymidine kinase — protein sequence MAKLYFYYASMNAGKSTTLLQADFNYRERGMETMLWTAALDDRYGAGQITSRIGLLAEAHKFDPDSDMFAAATGESCRRPLACVLVDEAQFLSREQVLQLARLADEADIPVLCYGLRTDFSAELFPGSAALLGLADALVELKAVCECGRKATMNLRVDENGRAVVEGAQTEIGGNDRYVAMCRRHFMAKRREAAEALADA from the coding sequence ATGGCCAAGCTCTATTTCTACTACGCCAGCATGAATGCGGGCAAGTCGACGACGCTGCTGCAGGCGGATTTCAACTATCGCGAGCGCGGCATGGAAACGATGTTATGGACCGCGGCGCTCGACGACCGTTATGGCGCCGGTCAGATCACCAGCCGCATCGGTCTGCTTGCCGAGGCGCATAAATTCGACCCCGACAGCGACATGTTCGCGGCGGCGACCGGGGAGAGCTGCCGGCGCCCGCTCGCTTGCGTGCTCGTCGACGAGGCACAATTCCTGTCGCGCGAACAGGTGCTGCAATTGGCGCGGCTCGCCGACGAGGCGGACATCCCGGTGCTCTGTTACGGCCTCCGCACCGATTTTTCGGCCGAGCTCTTTCCCGGATCGGCTGCGCTGCTTGGGCTCGCCGATGCGCTAGTCGAACTGAAGGCGGTGTGCGAATGCGGGCGCAAGGCGACGATGAACCTGCGCGTCGACGAAAACGGCCGCGCGGTGGTCGAGGGCGCGCAGACCGAGATCGGCGGCAACGACCGCTATGTCGCGATGTGCCGGCGTCACTTCATGGCGAAACGGCGCGAAGCAGCGGAGGCGCTTGCCGATGCTTGA
- the pnp gene encoding polyribonucleotide nucleotidyltransferase, whose product MFDVKKVSIEWGGETLTLETGKVARQADGAVMATLGETVVLCAVTAAKSVKEGQDFFPLTVHYQEKYSAAGRIPGGFFKRERGATEKETLVSRLIDRPIRPLFPEGFYNEINAIAQVLSYDGHNEPDILAMVAASAALTISGVPFMGPIGAARVGYVDGEYILNPTDEQVAEGDLDLVVAATYDAVMMVESEANELSEEVMLGAVLFAHDACKEVVKAIVKLAEQAAKDPWEVAAGDDNAGLKDKLKKLIGKDIAAAYKLTDKSARSNALNEARAKAKESFAADGLSPQEVMAGIKLTKKLEAEIVRTAILKDGKRIDGRTTTQIRPIVAETHFLPRAHGSALFTRGETQTIATATLGTKESEQMVDGLNGLSYQNFMLHYNFPPYSVGEVGRFGAPGRREVGHGKLAWRALHPVLPTKEDFPYTIRLTSDITESNGSSSMASVCGGSLAMMDAGVPIKRPVSGIAMGLILEGKDYAILSDILGDEDHLGDMDFKVAGTSEGITTMQMDIKIAGITREIFEAALNQAKEGRAHILGEMNKALGETRSELSAHAPRIETMQIDKSKIRDVIGTGGKVIREIVATTGAKVDIDDEGVIKISSSDLDQIEAARKWIAGIVEEAEVGKIYDGKVVNLVDFGAFVNFMGGKDGLVHVSEIKNERVEKVADVLSEGQEVKVKVLEIDPRGKVRLSMRVVDQETGEELEDTRPAREPRERGDRGDRGPRRDGGDRGRGGRDRGPRRDGGDRGDRGPRRERSEDGPEDQGHVPDFLKD is encoded by the coding sequence ATGTTTGACGTGAAAAAAGTATCGATCGAGTGGGGCGGTGAAACGCTGACGCTCGAAACGGGCAAGGTTGCCCGCCAGGCCGACGGCGCCGTGATGGCGACGCTGGGCGAAACGGTCGTCCTGTGCGCCGTGACCGCCGCGAAGTCGGTGAAGGAGGGGCAGGACTTCTTCCCGCTCACCGTCCATTATCAGGAAAAATATTCGGCCGCCGGCCGCATCCCGGGCGGCTTCTTCAAGCGCGAGCGCGGCGCGACCGAAAAGGAAACGCTGGTCAGCCGCCTGATCGACCGCCCGATCCGCCCGCTGTTCCCCGAAGGTTTCTACAACGAAATCAACGCCATCGCTCAGGTGCTGAGCTATGACGGCCACAACGAGCCCGACATCCTCGCGATGGTCGCGGCGTCAGCCGCGCTCACCATTTCGGGCGTGCCCTTCATGGGCCCGATCGGCGCCGCGCGCGTCGGCTACGTCGACGGCGAATATATCCTCAACCCGACCGACGAACAGGTTGCCGAAGGCGACCTCGATCTTGTGGTTGCTGCGACCTACGACGCGGTGATGATGGTCGAATCCGAAGCCAATGAACTCTCGGAAGAGGTCATGCTCGGCGCCGTCCTGTTCGCGCACGACGCGTGCAAGGAAGTCGTCAAGGCGATCGTCAAGCTCGCCGAACAGGCGGCCAAGGATCCGTGGGAAGTCGCCGCCGGCGACGACAACGCCGGACTCAAGGACAAGCTCAAGAAGCTGATCGGCAAGGACATCGCCGCCGCTTACAAGCTGACCGATAAATCGGCCCGTTCGAACGCGCTCAACGAGGCGCGCGCGAAGGCGAAGGAAAGCTTCGCCGCCGACGGCCTGTCCCCGCAGGAAGTCATGGCCGGCATCAAGCTGACCAAGAAGCTCGAAGCCGAAATCGTTCGCACCGCCATCCTGAAGGACGGCAAGCGCATCGACGGCCGCACGACGACGCAGATCCGTCCGATCGTCGCCGAAACGCACTTCCTGCCCCGCGCGCATGGTTCGGCGCTGTTCACCCGCGGCGAAACGCAGACGATTGCCACGGCTACCCTTGGCACCAAGGAAAGCGAACAGATGGTCGACGGCCTCAATGGCCTGTCGTACCAGAACTTCATGCTGCACTATAACTTCCCGCCCTATTCGGTCGGCGAAGTCGGCCGCTTCGGCGCGCCGGGCCGCCGCGAAGTCGGTCATGGCAAGCTCGCATGGCGTGCGCTGCACCCCGTGCTGCCGACGAAGGAGGACTTCCCCTACACGATCCGCCTCACCAGCGACATCACCGAGTCGAACGGCTCGTCGTCGATGGCGTCGGTCTGCGGTGGTTCGCTCGCGATGATGGACGCCGGTGTACCGATCAAGCGCCCCGTCTCGGGCATCGCGATGGGCCTGATCCTCGAAGGCAAGGACTATGCGATCCTGTCGGACATCCTGGGCGACGAGGATCACCTCGGCGACATGGACTTCAAGGTCGCGGGCACGTCCGAAGGCATCACCACGATGCAGATGGACATCAAGATCGCGGGCATCACGCGCGAGATCTTCGAGGCCGCGCTCAACCAGGCCAAGGAAGGCCGCGCGCACATCCTGGGTGAAATGAACAAGGCGCTCGGCGAAACCCGCAGCGAATTGTCGGCGCACGCACCGCGCATCGAGACGATGCAGATCGACAAGTCGAAGATCCGCGACGTCATCGGCACCGGCGGCAAGGTGATCCGCGAGATCGTCGCGACCACCGGCGCCAAGGTCGACATCGACGACGAAGGCGTGATCAAGATCTCGTCGAGCGACCTCGATCAGATCGAAGCCGCGCGCAAGTGGATCGCGGGCATCGTCGAGGAAGCCGAAGTCGGCAAGATCTACGACGGCAAGGTCGTCAACCTCGTCGATTTCGGGGCGTTCGTGAATTTCATGGGCGGCAAGGACGGCCTCGTTCACGTCAGCGAAATCAAGAACGAACGCGTCGAGAAGGTCGCCGACGTCCTGAGCGAAGGCCAGGAAGTCAAGGTCAAGGTCCTCGAGATCGATCCGCGCGGCAAGGTTCGCCTGTCGATGCGCGTCGTCGACCAGGAAACCGGCGAAGAGCTGGAAGACACCCGTCCGGCCCGCGAACCGCGCGAACGTGGTGACCGTGGCGATCGTGGTCCGCGCCGTGATGGCGGCGACCGTGGCCGTGGCGGCCGTGACCGTGGTCCCCGCCGCGATGGTGGCGACCGCGGCGATCGCGGTCCGCGCCGCGAGCGCAGCGAAGACGGTCCGGAAGATCAGGGCCATGTGCCCGACTTCCTGAAGGACTAA
- a CDS encoding bifunctional helix-turn-helix transcriptional regulator/GNAT family N-acetyltransferase: MALSPDPSPTLVPAVAALRRFNRFYTRRMGALDPHYMGSELSLVEARILYEIAVGEPALAKQIQRELGVDAGYLSRIIGKFVRRGWIARGRGVDARERPIVLTDEGRAAFAALDARTFDQTAQLLGGLPDPDMATLSAAIDWIADRLGRAGSEPYRVRTWAVGDMGMITARQAILYHQVYGWGSGMEALIGEITAAFIRGFQPGREQCWIAERAGRMMGSVFLVAEDERVARLRLLFVEPEARGLGIGADLVARCVEFARAAGYREIVLWTHAVLTSARKIYAAQGFTVESVETHDDFGKPEVSESWRLRLTA; encoded by the coding sequence ATGGCCCTTTCTCCTGATCCTAGCCCGACGCTCGTGCCCGCCGTTGCAGCGCTGCGACGCTTCAACCGCTTCTATACCCGGCGGATGGGTGCGCTCGATCCGCACTATATGGGCAGCGAACTGTCGCTCGTCGAAGCGCGGATCTTGTATGAGATCGCGGTAGGCGAGCCGGCCCTCGCCAAACAAATTCAGCGAGAGCTGGGCGTCGACGCCGGTTATCTCAGCCGGATTATCGGCAAGTTCGTGCGGCGCGGCTGGATCGCGCGTGGGCGCGGTGTCGACGCGCGCGAGCGGCCGATCGTGCTGACCGACGAAGGTCGCGCGGCCTTTGCCGCGCTCGATGCGCGAACCTTCGACCAGACGGCACAGCTTCTGGGCGGGTTGCCCGATCCGGATATGGCGACGCTGAGCGCCGCCATCGACTGGATCGCCGACCGGCTGGGCCGCGCCGGGAGTGAGCCCTATCGCGTCAGGACGTGGGCGGTGGGCGACATGGGCATGATCACCGCGCGGCAGGCGATTCTCTACCACCAGGTCTATGGCTGGGGATCCGGGATGGAAGCGCTGATCGGCGAGATTACCGCCGCCTTCATTCGCGGTTTCCAGCCCGGCCGCGAGCAATGCTGGATCGCCGAGCGTGCTGGGCGCATGATGGGTTCGGTCTTTCTGGTTGCCGAGGATGAGCGCGTCGCGCGGCTGCGCCTCCTCTTTGTCGAGCCCGAAGCGCGCGGGCTCGGGATCGGTGCCGACCTCGTCGCGCGCTGCGTCGAATTTGCCCGCGCGGCGGGGTATCGCGAGATCGTGCTCTGGACACACGCCGTGCTGACCAGCGCGCGCAAAATCTACGCGGCGCAGGGGTTCACGGTCGAGTCGGTCGAAACGCATGACGATTTCGGCAAGCCCGAAGTGAGCGAAAGCTGGCGGTTGCGGCTCACCGCCTGA
- a CDS encoding wax ester/triacylglycerol synthase family O-acyltransferase, giving the protein MRLMPVTDAMFLWGESREMPMHIGGINLYTLPEGADETEWLNEQLALLRQSEGLRRPFSEVLKLTPLGQYGPIRLIPDRDIDMHYHVRAAALPKPGRYREMFELASRLHSGLLDRTRPLWEITLISGLPNRQIATFKKVHHALMDGAASIHFYNSMLSADPKERRAASPLSVEAYEAYKRLFPPPKKPARPNLTDIKAIGDFLKEQWGNSVGVTKAMNQYLAAMFGIGGDGLATPFAGVPRTSFNRNITGARRFVAQSWSLERVRAMGKAYDGTINDAVLGMCAGAMRKYLQSLNELPDKPLKAMAPVSIRPKDDIDSGNSVASVTANLATHIDDPATRMAMIQESMNSAKAQLRAMTAAQIQLYTAITSFPMMLTALTRTADKFPAYSVTISNVPGPREQMYWNGARLDGMYPASIPVDGMAMNITQVSNFRNIDFGITACRRSVPHAQRMIDYLEEALVELEAAVGIRKGK; this is encoded by the coding sequence ATGCGGTTGATGCCGGTGACCGACGCGATGTTCCTGTGGGGGGAGAGCCGCGAGATGCCGATGCACATCGGCGGCATCAATCTCTACACTCTGCCCGAGGGCGCCGACGAAACCGAATGGCTGAACGAACAGCTCGCGCTGCTCCGCCAGTCGGAGGGCCTCAGGCGGCCGTTCAGCGAAGTGCTGAAGCTGACCCCGCTCGGCCAGTACGGTCCGATCCGCCTCATCCCCGACCGCGACATCGACATGCATTACCATGTCCGCGCAGCGGCGCTGCCCAAGCCGGGGCGCTACCGCGAGATGTTCGAACTCGCCTCACGGCTCCATTCGGGACTGCTCGACCGGACGCGGCCCTTATGGGAAATCACGCTGATCTCCGGCCTGCCCAACCGCCAGATCGCGACTTTCAAGAAGGTTCACCACGCCCTGATGGACGGCGCCGCAAGCATCCATTTCTATAATTCGATGCTGTCGGCAGATCCCAAGGAACGCCGCGCCGCCTCGCCGCTCTCGGTCGAGGCCTATGAAGCGTACAAGCGCCTCTTTCCGCCCCCCAAAAAGCCGGCGCGCCCGAACCTCACCGACATCAAGGCGATCGGCGATTTCCTGAAGGAGCAATGGGGCAACAGCGTCGGCGTGACCAAGGCGATGAACCAGTATCTCGCCGCGATGTTCGGCATCGGCGGCGATGGCCTTGCGACCCCCTTTGCCGGGGTGCCGCGCACCAGCTTCAACCGCAACATCACCGGCGCGCGGCGTTTCGTCGCGCAAAGCTGGTCGCTGGAACGTGTGCGCGCGATGGGCAAGGCCTATGACGGAACGATCAACGACGCGGTGCTCGGCATGTGCGCGGGGGCGATGCGCAAATATCTTCAGTCGCTGAACGAGCTCCCCGACAAGCCGCTGAAGGCCATGGCGCCCGTATCGATCCGCCCGAAGGACGATATCGATTCGGGCAATTCGGTGGCGTCGGTCACCGCGAACCTCGCGACGCATATCGACGACCCCGCGACGCGCATGGCGATGATCCAGGAATCGATGAATTCCGCAAAGGCGCAGCTTCGCGCGATGACCGCGGCGCAAATCCAGCTCTATACCGCGATCACCAGCTTCCCGATGATGCTCACCGCGCTGACGCGCACGGCCGACAAATTCCCGGCCTATTCGGTGACGATCTCGAACGTTCCCGGCCCGCGCGAGCAGATGTACTGGAACGGCGCGCGCCTCGACGGCATGTATCCCGCGAGCATCCCCGTCGACGGCATGGCGATGAACATCACGCAGGTCTCGAACTTCAGAAATATCGACTTCGGCATCACCGCCTGCCGCCGCAGCGTACCGCACGCGCAGCGGATGATCGACTATCTGGAGGAAGCGCTGGTCGAGCTTGAGGCGGCAGTGGGGATCAGGAAGGGAAAATAG